The genomic interval GGAGATACGGATTCAGTCCCACCTTCGCTGAAACAAAAGACTGACTCCCCTGGGTCAAGGCAGCCAAACCTCTCTGAACTTGATCCCTTCACCTGTTAAACGACAAAGTTGAACAAAGACCCTGAAGGTCACTGTCACGTCTCATTCGGAAATAACTGTCCTTTAAATGCCCAGGGGAACCAGGAGAGATGAGTTATTCTCTCTGAACATTACCACATCACATGCTATCCACCTGATTTCTCCTATCACAAACAGATCAAACAGCACTTGGTATAAAAAGAGATTCCAAAAACTGTGGAATCGCTTTTTGGAACAAGTTTGGCAGGCTCACCGTGGCCATTGCAGTAGTAGATCCACTTCTCCCGGTTCTGGGTGGGGGCCATGGATTTCTTGAGCCCTGCCTTTTCCACAATGGCGCTGGGATCCTGCCGGGGCCCCTTCTTGAGAGTCCTCGAGCTTTTCCGGATACTGCACACCACtatcaccaccagcaccagcagCAGGAAAAGCACAATCATCCACGGAAGGTGCTCGTTGATGTCAAAATGCTTGTGTGGGTTCTGCCTGGGGTGGCCCCTCTTGAGGCCTTTGATGGGCGTGCTTGACTTCTCACCCCCAGTGGcctccatggacggcagcagcTTCAGGATGTGTCTGTGGTGGGGCCCTTGCTGGTGGTTCGCTACCTGGAGCTTGGGGAAGGTCTTGTTCACGCCCTCCTCCCCGCTCGCTGAGCTTGTGTTGTCAGGGGCTGTCCCTTCCTGGGTGCCACTTGGCACCTTTGgtctaacagaggcagaagagttGGATTCTGTTGAGTTGATGCctagaaaaaaaagagtaaggagGGGGGAAGAGCTTTTCTATATGGGGGTATCTACACATTCCATCCTCTTCCTAGTCATCTCCAAACCAGGTCAGATAATCCAAGAAGAGATGACCTATGGAGCTTTAGAATAAATGATACTGTACATTTTCACAAAGACCTTGACAATGCCTTTATGTGAGAGGTTAAAACTCAGCTTAACAGCTAAACTCACTCTCTCCTACCAAAAGCAAGGGCATCCTCAGGGACCAAGCCTGAGCTTCACAGTAGCTTCCCCTGTGCCGCGCGTACCACGTCAACTCTTACTTGTTTTGATGATTACAAAACTAGCTCCAATTGAATTCcgctgtcttttaatttctttattcttcctCTCCCACCAGCTAGCTATTTCAAGATACAGtggtaaaatgaaaacatgactaaGATAAAGGAAAGAGTTCAAACTCCAGTCTAAGTTGGACCAGAGAAAGGTTTGGTGGGATTCtcagtgaacaaaataaagcaggactTGCTTAGTATGTGCTAGTAATAGAGCAGCAAGATTTGGGCAGGCAGCTTAGTGGACTGTTTTCAGAGAAGCTTCCACAAGCAATTTTCCATTAAGGAGTGAAAGCCAGGGATTTCAAGTCCCGAGAGACAGGACCTGACCCCTGAGGAAACCTGGAGAGATCACAGGAGCTCTCTGAGGCTGCTTCTTCATTTCTAGTGGCGGTTGTGAGAAGGCCTTCCTTATGGGGTCTCATCAGAAGGTCAAACATAACCGCATGTGAGAGCTCGCTGGACAGTTTTCGGCCATCATCTCATGAAAATTAAACTCAAtcaaaaggaatttgaaaataaaagctaaatgtTATTCTTGCCTGAGATTCAAAGAATTCTGAGGAAAACTGGGATATACTTGATGAAGGACATAAAGtcctatgggaaaaaaataaaaaactctttTCCAGACGTGAACGCCAGTTACCTTCAACATGACACACATCTGCTTGTTTCCTGACACTCCTGCCTGATCTTCCTTTTCTCAGACTCCCCTCGGATCCAACATTCACCTTTCCTTTCCAGATGTCGTGGtatttttctccccttctcctgacctTCCGGCTATGTCTCCCCAGGACTGGCTGGGTGTTAGAAAACTTTTAATCTGAAGGGACCTTAAAGGAGCCAAATCACTCATTTACGGTGTCATATGCTTGACAAGTTTGTGACCAGGGCCTGCAGAAGTTCAGTGATTTCCCTAAGGCTACATGCTGACCTTGTTTCTCCTGGTTCTAATTTTCTAGCTTGATGTCACCTACTTCTCAGATATTTATTCCTCCCTAATAGCTAACACTTCTGAGTCTCAATGTTTCTAATAGGTCCATGGAAGCTAGACTTTAAACAGCCACAAAAGGCAAGCCCCATCTTCAAGGGGTGACTTTGGAATAGACAAGATGGAGAAAGCATCGTGGCTCCCCGCCCGTTCTTGGTACCGCCCCACAGGGCTCGGAGCCTTCCTCACATACACGATTCACGAGGTTAAGTTACCTTTGGGAATGAGAGTGGAGGAAGGGACATCGTGGGGTTCCGTGTGCTCAGGGCGTGAAAGGCTGGTTGTGCCAGGGGAGGGTGGGGCGGTGCTGGAGGAGGACGGGAGCGGGCCGCAGACATTGTCTGCCTCCTTGGTCCCCAGCTTGATCACCACCATGTTCTGACTCAGACAGTCTGTGTACGCTCTGCATCTCATCACACTGGAAGGCACGTCGGAGAAGGTCCCCCGAGCACACTGCTTACACCGCACGTCCTCCATTTCTGTCCCCTTCttccgcaccccccaccccacgggGCACACCGTGTGGGGGGCACAGGTACCATTCGACTGGAACATGCCAGGTGGGCAAGTGCATTCTCGGTCAGTCAAGGCAGTACAAGGTAATTTCTCGATCATCGGCCAGGGGCACCGCTGACTACACTCGTGGCATTTCTCGATGCCATTCTCGTGTCTGGTAAAGGTCCCCGTGGGGCAGCTGCTGCAGACACGCAGGCTTGTGTTGGTACAGTGCTCGGACACGTAGGTTCCTGCTGGACACTTATCACAGGTGAGCACCTGGCCGGTGATGCGGTCAACGTGGTGGTATTTGCCAATGAGACTTGGTGCCTTCTGCTCTGGTTGAGCCCTGGTGGTACTGAGGAATccaagctgaaagaaaaaaaaaagggggaaaggaggaaCAAAAGCTAAGAAGATGTTacacaggaagaggaggagaaaggatggAATAATCCCTACCCGACCATCATCATTCCCATTAAAAGTCTGACCAGTACTTTGCCACtttttttaacattcattcattctctctagttgtggcacacaggggcttagttgcttggtggcatgtgggatctagttctcaaccaaggattgaacccaagtctcctgcactggaaggtggattcttaaccactgaaccaccagggaagtccccagtactGTGCCCTTTTAACAGCTATGtcataagagagagagaaaaaaaaacagactacAATTCCACAGGGGATCTGATCTCCTGGCTGCAAAGTTTTGGTTTTGTTGCCTGACTTTtgcctcagctttctttttttccatctgtaaagtgaagCTGCAAACTGATTATAAAATCAATGGAGAAGATGAACATGAAAGCACTTTGGGACTCATATTAAAAATGCTACACATTAAAATCTTAATGCAAAAGGAAAGTAACTTGCCGAACAGTGTCTTCCTGCTGCAACCCAACTAATCGGTAGCCATTTCTTGACACCTGGACAAATCAGCTGAGATGGCAGGATGACAAATATTCAAGCTGCTACTACAGGTGACCCAGTTGGCGTTAACCAATAGacaaagtgtgattttttttttccaaaggtttTGTCTTTACAAAGCTAAAtgaccttttctttttattttgtaaaccaGAGGCAGGCCCTTGGTGTTCTGAATGAGCTTTAAACAACAGAGTTAATACTTTCAGATGCTCCTATCTGTTGAGGCCAGGCTCAATGGAGCATGGACCTGCAGCCACCTAAGCGCCTAAGAACAAAGCATGGGAAGGAGGGCAGTTAAAGTTCAAAaacaacatttaagaaaattccctataaaatgtaaaaacaagctGAGATGATGCCTAAAAGCTGATGCTAGGGAAGACATCTAAATCAAGAGACACAGTCAATGAAAAAAGCTGAGGAGAACAGGAGCCAGAAAACCTGAGGCTGGTTCTCTTTGATCGAGATTCTTCCATCTCTCCTTGATACAGAGGCAGGGGAATTAAATCAGAGCTTCAAAGCAAGCCTGGGGCCTCAACTGCAACATCAACATTACCTTGAGAAGCTTTTTGAAAATCCACATCCCCAGCCCATCACCTGAGATCAGGTGGATCTGCAATGAGGCCAAGAATCTGTTTTCGTCTGATTTGGTTTTTAAGCTTTCCCAATGATTCTGATCCCCAACTAAGTTTTGGACTTCCTGAAACAAGATGGGCCCCCTTGGGCTCTAATCACCTGAGATTCCGAGACCCACTTTGGAGACAACCCAGTTCAACTGTCAGATCCTTCCCTCCAACCCTCACACAACCTGGCActttctactgtttttttttttttttggctgtgtcgtgtagcctgtgggatcttagttccccaaccaggagaaCCCTAACGTTGAACTGGGAGCGTGAagcttaatcactggaccaccagggaagttcccttatTGCTTTAATATTGCTCTTTCAAAATCattatttataacaaaaataaaaattcttttttaactttttattttatattggcacatatttgattaacaatgttgagttagttccaggtgtacagcaaagtgattcggttatacttatatatgttatctattctttttcaaattattttcccatttaggttgttacataacattgagcagagttccctgtacagtaggtccttaatgGCTATCAATTTTAAATacggcagtgtgtacatgtcaaacCCACATTCCCTAACTATTCCTTGTAACCACTCTAACAATTATGGAATAGAGTGAAATGTTTAAGTCTCTGCTCAAAGCCACCCACCCCCAGAGAAACACTCTCTTGATTATGGTGTGCATCTTTCCAGACCATTTTCTGGGCATTTACacataaaatacacatacatgcTTTCACTTGGCCAAGTTGGCTACCTCAGGTTTGGGTTTGGTTTACATATATAAAGGGGAAAGGCTATATATACCCACTATTCTATGACTTGCTTTTGTTCATCTTCTAATACTGCATCACTGAAATCTTTCCACGTCAGAGCACACAGACTACTTCCTTCTTTATAGCAGTCAAGTACTCTAACAGCACGGATATGCCTTTGAACGTGCACATGTAAAGAATTTAGAGATTCTTCTTACTGAGGACAGGTAGATTGCTTCCTTGTCCACATGTCAGGTACCCATGCATCTTTCTATAATCCATATTCACCTCCTTCCCTTCCCACTCCACactagtttctcttttctttccttctcatcgCAAATAATAGGTACAATCATGCTATTCTCAGCCTTTTAAGAACCCCTTTCTTCAAGGACCAAAGAAGCCACCATATAACCCATAATTTGGAACCTCTTGGTCCTTCTCTTCTTTACTACTATGAATTTACTAGATAGGTATTTTCAGACTGTGGGAGGACCAGACCTGAAAGAGAAAGACTACCTGGGCCAAGATGTAGAGAATCTTGTCCAGATTCTGCCTTAAGATCAATTCCGCCTGGGTTCACATGCTTGTAAAATTAGCAGGTTGGACGAGGTTGTATTCAATTTAAGGTGTATTCAACTTCAAGGTGTCTGTGATTGTCAAAGTTCCACCTTCTCCACGAAGCCTTTACAACCATTCCTAGACACTCATTCCAAGCCAGTGAGCAAACTCATcacatttcctgtttcttttgttCATCATGTTGGTGCCTAATTACATATTGCCTTGTAATGTTAGTTGATGACTTCCAAAGTGTATATACTTATCTTCCCATAATGACTGTAAGCAGCTCGAGGCCAGGGACAACCACGTAGATTGCATTTCCTCCCTTGCTCAACCACCTCAATGATGAAGACCATGGAAATGATAAACAAAGCATCCTCTGAGCCAAGGGTCAGCaaactacatcccacatgccacctgtTCCTGTAAATAAGACTTATGGGAACCTAGgcatttatttgggcttccctggtggtatagtggtaaagaatccacctgccttgCAGGAGATCCCTGcatggggttcaattcctgggtcaggaagatcctctggagaaggaaatggaaacccactccagtattcttgcctgggaaatctcatggacagaggagcctggtgggctacagtccatggggtcgcaaaaga from Bos indicus isolate NIAB-ARS_2022 breed Sahiwal x Tharparkar chromosome 23, NIAB-ARS_B.indTharparkar_mat_pri_1.0, whole genome shotgun sequence carries:
- the TNFRSF21 gene encoding tumor necrosis factor receptor superfamily member 21; translation: MGTFTSSSTALASCSRMAGATMIAGSFLLLGFLSTTRAQPEQKAPSLIGKYHHVDRITGQVLTCDKCPAGTYVSEHCTNTSLRVCSSCPTGTFTRHENGIEKCHECSQRCPWPMIEKLPCTALTDRECTCPPGMFQSNGTCAPHTVCPVGWGVRKKGTEMEDVRCKQCARGTFSDVPSSVMRCRAYTDCLSQNMVVIKLGTKEADNVCGPLPSSSSTAPPSPGTTSLSRPEHTEPHDVPSSTLIPKGINSTESNSSASVRPKVPSGTQEGTAPDNTSSASGEEGVNKTFPKLQVANHQQGPHHRHILKLLPSMEATGGEKSSTPIKGLKRGHPRQNPHKHFDINEHLPWMIVLFLLLVLVVIVVCSIRKSSRTLKKGPRQDPSAIVEKAGLKKSMAPTQNREKWIYYCNGHGIDILKLVAAQVGSQWKDIYQFLCNASEREVAAFSNGYTADHERAYAALQHWTIRGPEASLAQLISALRQHRRNDVVEKIRGLMEDTAQLDTDKLALPMSPSPLSPSPIPSPNTKLENSTLLTVEPSPLDKNKGFFVDESEPLLRCDSTSSGSSALSRNGSFITKEKKDTVLRQVRLDPCDLQPIFDDMLHILNPEELRVIEETPQAEDKLDRLFEIIGVKSQEASQTLLDSVYSHLPDLL